TTAACAACCGATATGCAGCAATGGCAGGATACATCTGTTCCAGACGTGGATCTACTTAAGTGGACACCTGGGCGGCGGGCCACTCTGGAGGATGAGCAGCAGGCATTTGAGTGGCTTTCTGCCGGGTGGATTATCAAGGAAATGCGCTTGAAACGGGATGGGAAGACAACTGATAAGCTTTGTTATCGAATGGGGTATCGTCTGTTCGCTTTACAGTGGCAAAGACAAGACCAAGAGAGAACTAAGCTAGCGGAACAGCTTGAGAGCTGTCGATCGAGAGCAGCGCGGCTGCAGAGACAAGGGACTAGCGTGATACAGAACGAACGAAAGACTCTGATATCTCTTCTGCAAAGCCGACTTATCGCTCATAGTAGTCTAACGATTGACGAACTGGAGGGAGCAGAGCTTTTCCAAGCCCAATGGAGTAATTTGAAGAGAATTCAATTTTTGCATTTTATACTGGCATTTATTCTAGTATCGAACGAACAGGATGTTTTTGATTGGAAAGAGATTGGTGCGCGATATTATAAAGAAATCGGTGGCTCCAAAGTGTTTGATACACACAAAGATGAATTTATCAGAACGCTGGAACTATGGGCAGGACAATCGGCAACTCATCTCGGTTTGATCAGTCCTGGTCAGATTACCCCTATATACTTCTCGGGGCCTCTAGAGGGACAATGGTCTGTCCATCGCCCGGGACCTGTTCATGCATTAACGGATATATCTGCTGTACAGGATGATTATCATACCAGTGCGTCAACCCTTTGGTTGGTAGAGAACCGAGGGATTCTGACACGAATTGCCGCAGACCAACATTTTGCTGAAAAATCAAATTGCTTGATCATATGCGTGGATGGGCATATCCGGAGTTCGCACAAAATGCTGATTCACCGATTGGTTGCTAATAATTCGATTAACCAGGTGTTGATGTGGAGTGACTATGATGAAGATGGCTTTGGCATTGCCAGAGAAATGATGGAAGCGGTCTCGGCCAGTAAGCTTATGTTAAAGTGGATTTGTCATGATCATCAGATCATTACGAATTGGATGGATTACCAAACTTATATGAAGAAGCTGCTGCAGGAGAGTTCCATAGAGCAGGAGCAGGTGCTGGGAGGATACAAGGATTGGAATCGATGGATCGACCACTGATATCTATATTTGAAACAGAAGAGACCTCTGCGGAAATACATCAGTCGATGCGGGATATTGCGTATCTCTCAGGCGTGTTAAGTGATCTGGGCTCGCAAAATGCTTTTCAGACTCCTGCGGAGATATTGCGCTTCTTGCGCATCATTCAACTGATCAATGAAGAGGCACTAGGACTTGATGAACCTATTGAGAATTCAGACACATTATTCTACAGATACCGGAATCGCTATAAGGACCCGGAGCCCCCTAGCCGTAAACGGGTCGAACAGATTATTAATGTGCTGGTCAAATATAATTGGATCTCCAAGCAGTCCAGGCAATTGAAAATGCGCGACGTTGGTAAACGGATGATGGATGCTCTGATCCGTCTAGCTAATGATTCGCTTGCCTACTACATGCATGATGATATTGGGAGGTCCCTGTTTCAGGCTAGACGTGATGCTGAGCTAAGCGAAGCCTACGATGATCATGGCATCTCAGGAGGCAATCGAATCGCCAGTATGATCAGAAATCTGGAGAATGCGATCGAGCTGATGAGAGAACGGGAACTGGAGATGCTGGCAGATCGGGGGGCATTACCGCAGCTTGAGATGATTCATCAGTTAATGCTGGAGCTAGAGGTCAAGCTGAATGAACGCTTCCGTCAATTTCAGACGTTGGAGGATAGTCTTGTCTTAAGCAATTTGATGCAGCAAGGAACGACTGCCTTGGCAGAAGGAACGAATCTAAGCATCGGTATGATTCATAAATACTTGAAATTCACGACGATGCAGCAGACGTTGCTCTCATCGACGATTCATCCCGAGAAGGTAAGGGAATTTATTATGAAGATGTATGACCCTCCGATAGAATCGGATATTCCGAATAGCCATCAGCTGATGAGCTTTATGGAGCAGGATTTGTATCCGGGGGAAGCGGCAGATGGATTATGGGTCCCTGTTAAGTTTGCATCACCTCTATCGGCGGCAGCGATCCACGAGGCGGTTCATTATCTAGAGACGTACGAGCCTATAGTTGACCTTGTCTCCGTACAGGATGAGGAAGAAGAGTATGTAGCAGAGGAAGTTGCGATTGATAAGGTAGGGGATTTGATCGGACAATCCGAATGGCTGCTGACGAAATCAATGATTCGCACAGAGGAGATCGAGATATATATGGATCAGGTGCATGAAGCGCCGATTGAACAAGTGGTGATTGAAGCGACTTCTCCGGCATGGGGGGATGCGATTAATGCATTGACCGCTGTCGCCGCTCTAATAGGCAGTAAGAGAATGTCGATAGAGCCTGCTACTGAAGATCAGTTGCAGAATAGGCTGTTCGATAACAAAATGTGGGATTGGATGAGGCAAGAGGATCGGAGACAAATGGCGAGGCAGAGGTATTCTGGCCGACCAGGCTCTACAGAGAAGGATAAGACAGAGGAAGGGAATGGAGATCTTGAATAGCGATGAGACAAGTACTTCTAATGTTGAACAGGAGGCAGAAGAGAACGGAAAGTCTAGTTTG
The window above is part of the Paenibacillus lutimineralis genome. Proteins encoded here:
- a CDS encoding DUF2399 domain-containing protein, whose product is MGTIIDIPVVKRTVRTYRQVGILTLTTDMQQWQDTSVPDVDLLKWTPGRRATLEDEQQAFEWLSAGWIIKEMRLKRDGKTTDKLCYRMGYRLFALQWQRQDQERTKLAEQLESCRSRAARLQRQGTSVIQNERKTLISLLQSRLIAHSSLTIDELEGAELFQAQWSNLKRIQFLHFILAFILVSNEQDVFDWKEIGARYYKEIGGSKVFDTHKDEFIRTLELWAGQSATHLGLISPGQITPIYFSGPLEGQWSVHRPGPVHALTDISAVQDDYHTSASTLWLVENRGILTRIAADQHFAEKSNCLIICVDGHIRSSHKMLIHRLVANNSINQVLMWSDYDEDGFGIAREMMEAVSASKLMLKWICHDHQIITNWMDYQTYMKKLLQESSIEQEQVLGGYKDWNRWIDH